Proteins found in one Primulina eburnea isolate SZY01 chromosome 16, ASM2296580v1, whole genome shotgun sequence genomic segment:
- the LOC140817492 gene encoding protein ABIL3-like isoform X1 produces MATITASASMRPRESCSYDDVSMEQSMILSDSLKDLKNLSKELYSAAEYFELSYMDDNQKEIVANTLKDYAVDAIVNTVDHLGHATFKVSYLLDEKVDEVSENEFHISCMEQRLRRCQYYIDLEGLSQQSLLIKTPKYHKRYILPVGETIDGAVQANIRNPECSLNVGDDWNQFRNARATTKETPPSTVSKGRSRNSSFSSNMPNINLAEHRTASPPRFPLVRPNSHSSNTTSPKCSRPSTPNRSRTTIPTPSLGRQMSISEPQKSASMHLHVGNRSAKDGEQLRNKSIRLLKVLLSRSKPKKDETLYTYLDEY; encoded by the exons ATGGCAACAATTACCGCATCTGCTTCAATGCGTCCTCGTGAGTCATGTAGCTACGATGATGTCTCCATGGAGCAAAGCATGATCCTCTCGGATAGTTTAAAG GACTTGAAGAATCTTAGCAAAGAATTATATTCAGCTGCTGAATACTTTGAGTTGTCTTATATGGATGACAACCAAAAGGAAAT AGTGGCGAATACATTAAAAGATTATGCCGTTGATGCAATTGTTAATACGGTGGACCATTTGGGCCATGCCACCTTTAAGGTCAGTTATCTGCTGGATGAAAAGGTCGACGAAGTTTCAGAAAATGAATTCCATATATCTTGCATGGAGCAG AGATTGCGGAGGTGCCAGTATTACATCGATCTTGAAGGTCTGTCGCAGCAGTCACTACTGATTAAGACTCCAAAGTATCACAAGCGATACATTTTACCAG TGGGCGAGACGATAGATGGAGCTGTTCAAGCTAATATAAGAAACCCAGAATGCAGCCTGAATGTTGGAGATGACTGGAATCAATTTAGGAATG CTCGAGCTACAACCAAAGAAACTCCTCCATCAACGGTCAG CAAAGGGCGCTCTAGAAACTCTTCATTCTCTAGCAACATGCCAAATATAAATTTGG CAGAACATCGGACAGCATCTCCTCCCCGGTTTCCTCTTGTACGTCCTAATTCCCACTCGAGCAACACCACATCTCCGAAATGTTCACGGCCAAGCACCCCAAATCGTAGCCGGACAACTATCCCAACCCCTTCTCTCGGAAGACAAATG TCTATATCTGAACCTCAGAAATCGGCTTCAATGCATTTGCATGTTGGAAACAGAAGTGCCAAAGATGGTGAGCAGCTTCGTAACAAGAGCATACGACTTCTCAAGGTGTTGCTTAGTCGAAGCAAGCCGAAGAAAGACGAAACGTTGTATACTTACTTAGATGAATATTGA
- the LOC140817492 gene encoding protein ABIL3-like isoform X2 produces MATITASASMRPRESCSYDDVSMEQSMILSDSLKDLKNLSKELYSAAEYFELSYMDDNQKEIVANTLKDYAVDAIVNTVDHLGHATFKVSYLLDEKVDEVSENEFHISCMEQRLRRCQYYIDLEGLSQQSLLIKTPKYHKRYILPVGETIDGAVQANIRNPECSLNVGDDWNQFRNARATTKETPPSTVSKGRSRNSSFSSNMPNINLEHRTASPPRFPLVRPNSHSSNTTSPKCSRPSTPNRSRTTIPTPSLGRQMSISEPQKSASMHLHVGNRSAKDGEQLRNKSIRLLKVLLSRSKPKKDETLYTYLDEY; encoded by the exons ATGGCAACAATTACCGCATCTGCTTCAATGCGTCCTCGTGAGTCATGTAGCTACGATGATGTCTCCATGGAGCAAAGCATGATCCTCTCGGATAGTTTAAAG GACTTGAAGAATCTTAGCAAAGAATTATATTCAGCTGCTGAATACTTTGAGTTGTCTTATATGGATGACAACCAAAAGGAAAT AGTGGCGAATACATTAAAAGATTATGCCGTTGATGCAATTGTTAATACGGTGGACCATTTGGGCCATGCCACCTTTAAGGTCAGTTATCTGCTGGATGAAAAGGTCGACGAAGTTTCAGAAAATGAATTCCATATATCTTGCATGGAGCAG AGATTGCGGAGGTGCCAGTATTACATCGATCTTGAAGGTCTGTCGCAGCAGTCACTACTGATTAAGACTCCAAAGTATCACAAGCGATACATTTTACCAG TGGGCGAGACGATAGATGGAGCTGTTCAAGCTAATATAAGAAACCCAGAATGCAGCCTGAATGTTGGAGATGACTGGAATCAATTTAGGAATG CTCGAGCTACAACCAAAGAAACTCCTCCATCAACGGTCAG CAAAGGGCGCTCTAGAAACTCTTCATTCTCTAGCAACATGCCAAATATAAATTTGG AACATCGGACAGCATCTCCTCCCCGGTTTCCTCTTGTACGTCCTAATTCCCACTCGAGCAACACCACATCTCCGAAATGTTCACGGCCAAGCACCCCAAATCGTAGCCGGACAACTATCCCAACCCCTTCTCTCGGAAGACAAATG TCTATATCTGAACCTCAGAAATCGGCTTCAATGCATTTGCATGTTGGAAACAGAAGTGCCAAAGATGGTGAGCAGCTTCGTAACAAGAGCATACGACTTCTCAAGGTGTTGCTTAGTCGAAGCAAGCCGAAGAAAGACGAAACGTTGTATACTTACTTAGATGAATATTGA